In Deltaproteobacteria bacterium, the following proteins share a genomic window:
- a CDS encoding LLM class flavin-dependent oxidoreductase: protein MGHATFGLTLSNRAIVTKNTPVKELIDQAVRAECSGLVDAVWVGDSIISKPRLECVPLLGAIASHTEKVRLGVACMATIAQRNPVLFGLQWASLDVLSGGRTWLAACMGYPASQHPMAAKELDVMGVASKERPRRMEEMLQALRLLWSSQHATFHGKYYNFDDVDLLPKPVQQPCPIYIAGTPRPTAIGDAGVEKALRRIARYADGWMTNQIEPELLKSHLARLKALLVEEGRDPSKFKTVLYYGTSVNRDRDEAFRQAKVFLDAYYQKDFTRPGIEIWTACGPVEHCVKCIKEFLDLGVDHVAIRPIGDDLEKQFRIYLEELLPALAG from the coding sequence ATGGGACACGCAACGTTCGGCTTGACCTTGTCTAACCGTGCCATCGTCACCAAGAATACGCCGGTGAAGGAACTGATCGACCAGGCGGTGCGCGCCGAGTGTTCCGGTTTGGTCGACGCGGTCTGGGTGGGCGACAGCATCATCAGCAAGCCGCGCTTGGAATGCGTGCCGCTTTTAGGCGCCATCGCATCCCATACCGAAAAAGTTAGACTCGGCGTCGCCTGCATGGCGACCATCGCGCAGCGCAATCCGGTCTTGTTCGGCTTACAGTGGGCAAGCTTGGACGTATTGTCCGGCGGGCGCACGTGGCTCGCCGCCTGCATGGGCTATCCGGCGAGCCAACATCCCATGGCGGCCAAAGAATTAGACGTCATGGGCGTCGCCAGCAAAGAGCGGCCGCGGCGCATGGAGGAAATGCTCCAAGCGCTGCGCCTGCTCTGGTCGAGCCAGCACGCGACGTTTCATGGCAAATATTATAACTTCGACGACGTCGATCTGTTGCCGAAACCGGTGCAGCAGCCCTGCCCTATCTACATCGCCGGCACGCCGCGCCCGACCGCGATCGGCGACGCCGGCGTAGAAAAGGCGCTGCGGCGCATCGCCCGCTATGCCGACGGTTGGATGACCAACCAGATTGAGCCGGAGCTCCTCAAGTCACACTTGGCGCGCTTAAAGGCGTTGCTCGTCGAAGAAGGCCGCGATCCGAGTAAATTTAAAACCGTGCTCTACTACGGCACGAGTGTGAACCGCGATCGCGACGAGGCGTTTCGTCAAGCCAAAGTTTTCTTGGACGCCTACTATCAAAAAGATTTCACCCGTCCCGGCATCGAGATCTGGACCGCCTGCGGTCCGGTGGAGCACTGCGTAAAATGCATCAAAGAATTTTTAGACCTGGGCGTCGACCACGTCGCCATTCGGCCCATCGGAGATGATTTGGAAAAGCAGTTTCGCATTTATCTCGAAGAGCTGTTGCCGGCGCTTGCGGGATAG
- a CDS encoding methyltransferase domain-containing protein, producing MVSKSPKITSASLSRFDDPPSSGDIDFSPETQIGFWFLGTRTWTHHVQALTLTNFEKLIPERRRSYSVVFDAGCGQGNAFRLLIERFAPNRLIAMDAEEKCIRQAARAAAQEAAAIEVEQGDRQCECSDGLRRHIDRDRKVVRSVLVLVVNRAAVGQLDVHLAAGDPWVGLVARI from the coding sequence ATGGTCAGCAAGAGTCCAAAAATTACTTCCGCAAGTTTGTCTCGATTTGACGATCCTCCGTCGAGCGGCGACATCGACTTTTCCCCTGAAACCCAGATCGGCTTTTGGTTTCTCGGCACCCGAACCTGGACGCATCACGTGCAGGCGTTGACCCTGACAAATTTTGAGAAACTGATTCCCGAACGCCGGCGCTCTTATTCGGTAGTGTTTGACGCGGGCTGCGGTCAGGGCAATGCGTTTCGACTTTTGATCGAGCGCTTTGCGCCGAATCGTTTAATTGCCATGGATGCCGAAGAGAAATGCATTCGTCAAGCGGCGCGCGCTGCGGCGCAGGAGGCTGCGGCTATCGAGGTCGAGCAGGGCGACAGGCAGTGTGAGTGCAGCGATGGGTTACGTCGTCACATCGACCGAGATCGGAAAGTGGTCCGAAGCGTGCTTGTACTTGTCGTAAATCGTGCTGCCGTCGGGCAGCTTGATGTGCACTTGGCCGCCGGTGACCCATGGGTTGGCTTGGTTGCGCGAATATAA
- a CDS encoding cobalamin-independent methionine synthase II family protein — protein sequence MKRSTERILTTHVGSLPRPTDLREMWAKPTSEAALQARLRSAIGEVVQGQKNTGVDIPNDGEFGKPMRSAVDRGAWGNYIFDRLSGFTATSAQTIAPDMAKPGAPMRIVGVRWEQREFAEFYADTGLGAPSTPALRPTCTGPITYTAQKFLAEQLANLKAATAAAGIDEAFVSAIAPGSLEMFCRDQNTYYPTVEKFLEAIANAMREEYRAIVDAGFILQLDDPGLPGAWDMLDPQPSVAEYRRYAALRVEILNHALQGIPTDRVRFHICWGSWHGPHTTDFPLRDIVDIMLKVNAQAYLTEAGNVRHEHEYKVWRDVKLPAGKILIPGVVSHSTDLVEHPELVSDRIIAFADVVGKETVIAGTDCGLGGRVHPQIAWAKLRALRDGAAIASKKLWG from the coding sequence ATGAAACGGAGCACGGAGCGAATTCTCACCACCCACGTCGGCAGCTTGCCGCGTCCAACTGACTTGCGCGAAATGTGGGCGAAGCCGACGAGCGAAGCGGCACTGCAGGCGCGGCTGCGCTCGGCCATTGGCGAAGTCGTGCAGGGGCAGAAAAATACCGGCGTCGATATTCCCAACGACGGGGAGTTCGGCAAGCCCATGCGCTCGGCGGTCGACCGCGGCGCCTGGGGCAACTACATTTTCGACCGCCTCTCCGGCTTCACCGCGACATCGGCACAAACCATCGCACCTGATATGGCTAAACCGGGCGCGCCGATGCGCATCGTCGGCGTGCGCTGGGAGCAGCGCGAGTTCGCCGAGTTCTACGCTGACACCGGGCTCGGCGCGCCGAGCACACCGGCCCTGCGCCCAACCTGCACGGGGCCGATTACCTATACCGCGCAGAAATTTCTCGCCGAGCAACTCGCAAACTTAAAAGCCGCCACCGCCGCCGCAGGCATCGACGAAGCCTTTGTTAGCGCCATTGCCCCCGGCAGCCTGGAGATGTTCTGCCGCGACCAGAATACGTATTACCCCACCGTGGAGAAATTCTTAGAGGCAATCGCCAATGCGATGCGCGAAGAATACCGCGCGATCGTCGATGCGGGATTTATTCTGCAACTCGACGACCCTGGTTTACCCGGCGCCTGGGACATGCTCGATCCGCAGCCGAGCGTGGCAGAATACCGCCGCTACGCCGCGCTGCGCGTCGAGATTTTGAATCACGCGCTGCAGGGAATCCCGACGGACCGCGTGCGCTTTCACATCTGTTGGGGCAGTTGGCACGGCCCGCATACCACCGATTTTCCGCTGCGCGACATCGTCGACATCATGCTCAAGGTCAACGCCCAGGCGTACTTGACCGAAGCCGGCAACGTCCGCCACGAACATGAATACAAAGTCTGGCGCGATGTGAAGTTACCCGCCGGCAAAATCCTCATCCCCGGCGTCGTCAGCCACTCCACCGATTTGGTCGAACATCCGGAACTGGTCTCCGACCGCATCATCGCCTTCGCCGACGTCGTCGGCAAAGAAACCGTCATCGCCGGTACCGACTGCGGCCTCGGCGGGCGCGTGCACCCACAAATCGCCTGGGCCAAGCTGCGCGCCTTGCGTGACGGCGCGGCGATCGCGAGTAAGAAGTTGTGGGGTTAG
- a CDS encoding pilus assembly protein, with product MKGIADTGFLVGFANRNDRYHKWALNLASRVTEPLLTCEAVLAETAFHLRSVPLVLAMMRDGLIALAFDCQDHLPQLAALASRYGDRQPDLADLCIIRMSELYPHHSVITVDGEDFRIYRRNKREAIPLICPPVAR from the coding sequence GTGAAAGGCATTGCCGATACCGGCTTTCTTGTCGGTTTTGCTAATCGGAATGACCGTTATCACAAATGGGCGCTGAACCTGGCAAGCCGCGTCACTGAACCGCTGCTAACTTGCGAAGCCGTTCTCGCGGAAACGGCCTTTCATTTGCGCAGCGTCCCACTGGTTCTAGCGATGATGCGTGACGGTTTGATCGCCCTTGCTTTCGACTGCCAAGACCATTTGCCACAACTCGCAGCCCTCGCAAGTCGTTACGGTGATCGCCAGCCCGATCTCGCTGATCTATGTATAATCCGCATGAGCGAGCTTTACCCACACCATAGTGTCATCACTGTTGACGGTGAAGATTTCCGGATTTATCGGCGGAATAAGCGTGAAGCAATTCCGCTCATCTGCCCTCCTGTTGCGCGGTGA
- a CDS encoding multidrug effflux MFS transporter: MAMSFRPRWYFFVALVSVTFIGPLSLHLFIPAMPAVKEAFGVSTGTAQLTMSLAMFTMAFFTVAYGGLSDRYGRKRVLLGGLVLFTCGAASCMAAANMTMLLAGRVLQGAGAGCGVVLARAIARDVYGQDRVAQVIAYLTAAYVLGPMLAPPIGGQLTALFGWRALFVFASIIGLVVIFAVIFAVPETRASNAAAPRGVFAGYMSLLRRRRFVGFILQPGLQSAAFYTQATAASFLAAEHLGASAAKIGLWVFAFPLGFMTGSFISGRIGARRSIEFMTLLGGVLGFVNGAVLIAWFYFGGISMAALYVPGIFVSLAQGLSMPYAQAGAMAVDSELTGSASGAVVFSQFFWPAALQQLTGLLADGTWVPMAAVHFAAVSGALLAALVAVRAKR, from the coding sequence ATGGCAATGTCCTTCCGGCCGCGCTGGTATTTTTTTGTCGCGCTCGTCTCCGTTACGTTCATCGGGCCGCTTTCGCTCCATCTCTTCATTCCGGCCATGCCGGCGGTGAAAGAGGCCTTCGGCGTCTCGACAGGAACGGCGCAGCTCACCATGTCGCTCGCCATGTTCACCATGGCGTTCTTCACGGTCGCCTATGGCGGGTTGTCCGACCGCTACGGACGCAAGCGCGTGCTCCTCGGCGGGCTCGTGTTATTTACCTGTGGCGCTGCCAGCTGCATGGCCGCCGCCAACATGACGATGCTGCTAGCGGGGCGCGTGCTGCAGGGAGCGGGCGCCGGTTGCGGCGTCGTGCTGGCGCGCGCCATCGCCCGCGACGTCTACGGTCAAGATCGCGTCGCCCAAGTGATCGCCTATCTCACGGCCGCCTACGTGCTCGGGCCAATGCTGGCGCCGCCGATCGGCGGGCAGCTAACGGCGCTTTTTGGTTGGCGCGCGTTGTTCGTGTTTGCGTCGATTATCGGGCTTGTGGTGATCTTTGCGGTGATTTTCGCGGTGCCGGAAACCCGCGCCAGCAATGCTGCGGCGCCGCGCGGCGTGTTCGCCGGCTACATGTCGCTCCTGCGCCGCCGGCGCTTTGTCGGCTTCATACTGCAACCGGGACTGCAGTCGGCGGCCTTTTACACCCAGGCGACCGCGGCTTCATTTCTTGCCGCCGAACATCTTGGCGCCAGTGCCGCCAAGATCGGCCTGTGGGTTTTTGCCTTCCCGCTCGGCTTCATGACGGGAAGTTTCATCTCGGGCCGCATCGGTGCTCGCCGTTCGATCGAATTCATGACCCTGCTGGGCGGCGTGCTCGGATTCGTTAATGGCGCTGTGCTTATCGCCTGGTTCTACTTCGGCGGCATCTCAATGGCCGCGCTCTATGTCCCAGGCATTTTCGTCAGCCTCGCCCAGGGACTCTCTATGCCCTACGCTCAAGCCGGCGCCATGGCCGTCGACAGCGAGCTGACCGGCTCCGCCTCGGGCGCGGTGGTTTTCTCGCAATTCTTTTGGCCCGCCGCGCTGCAACAACTCACCGGACTTCTCGCCGACGGCACCTGGGTGCCAATGGCAGCGGTGCATTTCGCCGCCGTGAGCGGCGCGCTGCTCGCCGCATTGGTGGCTGTGCGCGCGAAGCGGTAA